CTTGTCGGCGAGGGAGCGCGCGAGCTCGCGCACCGGCTCCATGGTCTCCAGCACGGTGTCCACGGCCGCGGCGATGTCCGACAGCTCCCGGATCACGGCCTCGATCTCGTCGCCCCACTTGGTGCCCCGGACCTGCCCGAGGTACAGCGCGACCAGGTAGCAGGCCACCAGCTGCGTCAGGAACGCCTTGGTCGAGGCGACGGCCACCTCGGGACCGGCGTGCGTGTACAGCACGGCATCCGATTCGCGCGGGATCGTCGACCCGTTCGTATTGCAGATGGCCAGCACCTTGGCCCCCTGCTCACGCGCGTGCCGCAGCGCCATCAGGGTGTCCATGGTCTCGCCGGACTGCGAGATCGCGACCACCAGCGTCCGCTGGTCCAGGATCGGGTCGCGGTAGCGGAACTCGCTCGCCAGCTCCGTCTCGCACGGGATGCGGGTCCAGTGCTCGATGGCCAGCTTCGCGATCATGCCCGCGTGGTACGCCGTACCGCACGCCACGACCACGACCTTGTCGACCTCCCTGAGCACCGAGGTGGGGATGCGCACCTCGTCCAGGGTCAGCGAACCGCTCGCGTCGATCCTGCCCAGGAGGGTGTCGGCGACAGCCTTCGGCTGCTCGGCGATCTCCTTGAGCATGAAGTAGTCATAACCCCCCTTCTCGGCCGCCGAGGCGTCCCAGTCCACGTGGTACGCCCGCACGGACGCGGCCGAACCGTCGAAGTTGGTCACCGTGACCCCGTCGCGGCGGAGCTCGACGACCTGGTCCTGCCCCAGCTCGATCGCGGACCGGGTGTGGGCGATGAACGCGGCCACGTCCGAGGCGAGGAAGTTCTCTCCCTCTCCAACGCCCACCACCAGAGGGGAGTTCCGGCGCGCGCCGACCACCACGTCGGGCACGTCCGCGTGCACCGCGACCAGCGTGAAGGCGCCCTCCAGCTGCCGGCACACCTGCCGCATGGCCTCGGTGAGGTCCCCGGTGGCCGAGAACCGCTCCGCCAGCAGGTGCGCCACGACCTCGGTGTCCGTCTCGGACTCCAGCCGGTGTCCACGCTCGGCCAGTTCGGCGCGGAGCTGGGCGAAGTTCTCGATGATGCCGTTGTGCACGACGGCCACGCGCCCCGAATTGTCGAGGTGCGGATGGGCGTTGACGTCGGTGGGCCCGCCATGGGTGGCCCACCGGGTGTGCCCGAGCCCCGTGGATCCGGCCGGCAGCGGGTGCCCGACCAGCTCCTTCTCCAGATTGACGAGCTTCCCGGCCTTCTTGACGGACTCCAGTCCGCCGTCGGCGAGCACGGCGACCCCGGCCGAGTCGTAGCCGCGGTACTCCAGCCGCTTGAGTCCGGCGATGACCACATCGAGCGCCGACTGCGCTCCCACGTAACCCACAATTCCGCACATAGGCCGCAGCGTACGCCGTCACCGGCCGTCTGCCCCGTACCCGAACAAGACGAAAACCCCGCCCCGGCGCATGTGCCGGAGCGGGGTTGACGGTCAGTCGGGCGGGGCTCAGCCGAGCTTCTTGACCTGCGTGTCGATCAGGGCGGTCGGGGACTCCGTCGTACCGAGGAAGCTGATCGAGTTGAAGGTGGCCACCGTGGCGCCCTTGCGCACGACGACGAGCTGCCCGGTGGCCTTGTCGCCACCCTCGTCCACGATCGTGATGGCCAGGCTCACGACCTCGTCGCCGCCGGTGACGGCCGGGCCAGGCTTGACGCCCTCGTACTTGGTGGCCTCGCCATCGGTGGTGGCGGTGAAGCCGCCCGCGCACGCCGTGCCGGCCGCCTTGAGGGAGGCGAGGAGCTCCTCGGCGCCCTTTCCGTCGTAGGAGGACAGGCCGATCATCGTCACGGTGGTGCCGATGGTCTTCTGGATGGCCTTCGCCTGCTCCTCCGGCGAGGCGTCGGGGGCGAGCGGCTTCGGCTTGGCCGACAGCATCTGGCGGGCGATGCCGGTCGGGGTTCCGATCTTCTGCACGGCCTGGCTCTGGACCAGGACCTTGCACTCGGCCTTGTCGGTGGTGACCGCGTGCTTGTCCACGTCGGCGAGCTCGCCGGTGGCCGTGGCGTCGCCGGTGTAGTCGGGGACCTCGGCCTGGGTGACCATCAGCGCGCCCAGCTCGGCGTCCGTCTTGCCCTTGGCGGCGGGAGCCGCCGAGGTCGCGGCGGCGGACGGCTTGGCGTCCGCCTTCTTCTCATCGGCCTTGTCGGCGCCGCAGGCGGTGGCCAGCAGGGCCAGGGACACCGCGGAAGCGGTCAGGACGGAACGACGGACGAGTGCGGTACGCACGAAGAATCTCCCCCACGGACGAGAACAAGAGAACAGCAGGAGCGGCGCCCCGGCATGGCGAGGGCGCGCTTCAGAACTGCGGTATCCCGCAATGTACCTGCCGAACGATCACTCGATCGGATCATTTCGCTCGCGCGGCCGATCGTGACCCCCACGAGACCGCAAGGCCCTCGAACCGGTACCCGCCGCCGTACAACCGTCCCCGCCGGACCGCCGGCGGCGGCTCAGCCGAGCTTGTCCAGCTGCACGGAGACGATCGCCCGGGGATCCTCGGCCACCCCTATCTCATTGACCGCCGAGAAGATCGCGAGCGTCCCGCCCTTGCGGACGACCACCAGCTTGGTGGTGATCTTCATCCCGGGACCCTCGTCGCCGACCACCTCGAAGCGCATTTCGTACGAGAGCGCCTCGTCGCCCCCGGTCACGGCGGCCCCGGGTCCGATGGTGGTCGGGAAATCGTCGGTGTACCCGCCGGCGCAGGCGTCCGCCGCCGTCTTCAGCAGCGCGAACGCCTCCTTGGCCCCGTTGCCCTCGTACGAGCCGAGTGCGATCCGGGTGGTCGTGTCGGCCAGCCCCTTGCCGTAAGCCTCCAGCCGCTCCTCGTCGGAGGCTTCGGGCTTCAGCGGCTTGGAGACGGCCTTGCTCCACTCCTTCGTGACCGGCGACCCGGGCAGCCAGAACGCCTGTGCCTTGGCGAGCGGCACGCACGCGGGCTCTACGGCCGTTGCCGCGGCGGCGTCGGTCGTGGCCTCGGCGTCCGATACGACGTGCATCTCCAGACCCTGCAGGTCCTGCTGCCCCACCACCCGGCCCCCGGTCTTCGCGCCCGCCCCCGCTTCCGCACCCTTCTCCGACGCACAGCCGGTGACGCCGGACAGCAGCGCGAGCGACGCCACCGCCACGACGGCGGGCAAAGAACGGGCGCTGAACTGGTTGCGCATGGTGGACCCCCACGGTTCCCGAGCAGAAAGAGAACGAATGTACGACACAACCACTCCGGCATAAGTCCCGCGGGCCCGCCCACGTGACCGACCACACCACCCACGACCGGCTCCGAGCCCCGACAATGGCGGTGTGATCACTTCGCCGCCACGAAGCACGCCGGACAGCGCAACGGAGCGCACCGGCCAGGACGCCTCCCCCACGCGTCCCGCCCACCGCCGGGGCCCCGACGCCTCGCCGTACGTCGACCTCACCCGCGCCGAATGGAGCGCGCTGCGCGAGCGGACCCCGTTGCCGCTGACCGCCGAAGAGGTGGAGCGCTTGCGCGGACTCGGTGACGTCATCGACCTCGACGAGGTCCGTGACGTGTACCTGCCGCTCTCCCGGCTCCTCAACCTCTACGTAGGGGCCACCAGCAACCTCCGCGGCACCCTGAACACCTTCCTCGGCGACGCGGGCAACGGCCACGGCGCCCAGCAGGGCACCCCCTTCGTCATAGGGGTCGCCGGTTCGGTCGCCGTCGGCAAGTCCACCGTGGCCCGTCTGCTCCAGGCCCTGCTCGCCCGCTGGCCCGAGCACCCGCGCGTGGAGCTGGTCACCACCGACGGCTTCCTCTACCCGATGAAGGAGCTCCAGCGGCGCGGGCTCACCTCCCGCAAGGGCTTCCCCGAGTCCTACGACCGCCGCGCGCTCACCCGGTTCGTCGCCGACATCAAGGCCGGCAAGGACGAGGTGCGGGCCCCCGTCTACTCGCACCTGATCTACGACATCGTGCCGGGCGAGGAGCTCGTCGTACGCCGCCCGGACATCCTCATCGTCGAGGGCCTGAACGTCCTCCAGCCGGCCCTCCCCGGGACGGACGGCCGCACCCGCGTCGCGCTCGCCGACTACTTCGACTTCAGCGTGTACGTGGACGCGCGCCCCGAGGACATCGAGCGCTGGTACCTGGGCCGCTTCCGAAAGCTGCGCGAGACCGCCTTCCAGAACCCCTTCTCCTACTTCCGCAAGTACACGCAGGTCTCCGAGGAGGAGGCCATGGAGTACGCGCAGACGATGTGGCGGACCGTCAACAAGCCCAACCTGCTGGAGAACGTGGCGCCCACCCGCGGCCGGGCCACCCTCGTCGTCCGCAAGGGACCCGACCACAAGGTGCAGAAGCTGAGCCTGCGCAAGTTGTAGTGGTTAGGGTGCGGGAATGCTGCATCTGCGGATGATCACCCCGCACCACCTCACGGAGCAGGTGGTGGAACTGATCGACCAGACGGTCGGAACCACCCACCTGGTCGTGCTGAACGGCGCCGCCCGGGACCCGAAGGGCGATCTCGTACTGTGCGACGTGGCCCGGGAGGCGGCCGACGAGCTGCTGCAGGAGATGCGCTCGCTCGGCATCGACAAGACCGGTTCGATCGCCGTCGAGAACATCGACCTGTCGATCTCCAAACGCGCCGACGACGCGGAGGAGGAGGCACCGGGCGAAGCCGCCGACGCGGTGGTCTGGGAACAGCTCGCCGAGTCGACGCACGAGGAATCCACCCTCACGATCACCTACGCCGTGTTCATGATCGTGGCGACGATGATCGCGGCCTGCGGTGTGGTCCTGGACAACGCGATCCTGATCGTGGGCGCCATGGCGGTCGGCCCGGAGTTCGGCCCGCTCGCCGGCATCTGCACCGGCCTGGTGCAGCGCCGGCCGAGGCTCGCCGGGCGTTCGCTCATCGCGCTGGTGATCGGCTTCACGGCGGCGATCGTGGCCACCACCGTCTTCAGTCTGGTGATGGACGCGCTCGGCCTCTTCCAGGAGCACATGCTTGAGAACCCGCGGCCGAACACCAGCTTCATCTGGCAGCCCGACCCGTTCTCCTTCGTCGTGGCGCTGCTCGCCGGCGTGGCCGGCATGCTGTCGCTGACCTCGGCGAAGGCCGGTGCGCTGGTCGGCGTGGCGATCTCCGTCACCACCGTCCCGGCGGGCGCGAACGCCGCCGTGGCCCTCAGCTACGGCGATTTCGGCCAGATGTGGGGCTCGGGAGTCCAGTTGGCGCTCAACCTGGCCGGCATCATCCTGTCGGGCACGCTCACCCTGATCGCCTGGAAACTGCTGTGGCGCACCCAGCAGAGCCGGATGATCCGGAAGCCGGGTGCGCCACGGGGCAAGCGGTAGCCGCGCCCCAGCCGTCTAGCCGAGCGCCGACTTCACCACGTCCGCCAGCCGGCCCGCGACCGCGCGCGCCTGCTCGATGTCCGCGGCCTCGACCATCACCCGGACGAGCGGCTCGGTGCCGGAGGGACGCAGCAGCACCCGCCCGGTGCTGCCCAGCTCGCGCTCGGCGTCGGCCACCGCGGCGGCCAGTTCGGCCGAGGTCGTGACCCGGGACTTGTCCACGTCGGGGACGTTGATCAGCACCTGCGGCAGCCGCTCCATGACGCCGGCCAGCTCCGCCAGGGACTTGCCGGTGGCCGCGACCCGCGCCGCGAGCAGCAGGCCGGTCAGCGTGCCGTCGCCGGTCGTCGCGTGGTCGAGGATGATCACGTGGCCGGACTGCTCGCCGCCCAGCGCGTAGCCGTGCTCCTTCATGGCCTCCAGCACGTACCGGTCGCCGACCCCGGTCTGCACGACCTGGATGCCCTCGCCCTCCATGGCCAGCTTGAAGCCCAGGTTGGACATGACGGTGCCGACCACGGTGTTCTCGCGCAGCTGATCGGCCTCGCGCATGGCCAGCGCCAGCACCGCGAGGATCTGGTCGCCGTCGACCTCCGCGCCGTTGCCGTCCACGGCCAGGCAGCGGTCGGCGTCACCGTCGTGCGCGATGCCGAAGTCGGCTCCGTGCTCGACGACGGCCGCCTTGAGCAGGCCGAGGTGGGTGGAGCCGCAGCCGTCGTTGATGTTCAGGCCGTCCGGCTCGGCGCCGATCGTGACGATCTCCGCGCCGGCCCGGGCGAAGGCCTCGGGCGAGACGTAGGAGGCCGCGCCGTGCGCCTCGTCCAGGACGACCTTCAGGCCGTCGAGGCGGTTGGGCAGCGCGCCGATCAGGTGGGCGACGTACTTCTCGAAGCCCTCGCTGTAGTCGGAGATCCGGCCGACGCCGGAGCCGGTGGGCCGGTCCCAGGGGGCGCCGGTGCGGTGCTCCTCGTAGGTCGACTCGATGCGGTCCTCCAGCTCGTCGGCGAGCTTGTGCCCGCCGCGCGCGAAGAACTTGATGCCGTTGTCGGGCATGGCGTTGTGGCTGGCCGAGAGCATCACGCCGAGGTCGGCACCCAGCGCACCGGTGAGATACGCCACCGCCGGGGTGGGCAGCACACCGACGCGCAGGACGTCCACGCCCGCGCTCGCGAGGCCGGCGACGACCGCGGCCTCCAGGAATTCGCCCGAGGCACGGGGATCACGGCCGACCACCGCGGTCGCCCGATGGCCGGCGAAGGTGCCCGCCTCGGCCAGTACGTGCGCAGCCGCGACGGAGAGACCGAGCGCGAGCTCAGCCGTCAGATCCGCGTTGGCAACGCCTCGTACACCGTCCGTCCCGAAGAGTCGTCCCACTGTTGTCCTCCCGAGTTGCGCTTCGCATGTGACCGCATGTGACAGGTATTTGCCGCTTGTGGCGGTAAACGAACCGCCCCGACAGCACGGAGAGTGCTGCCGGGGCGGTTTCGTTGCAGAACAGCAGGCGCAGATTAACGCTTGCTGTACTGCGGAGCCTTACGGGCCTTCTTGAGACCGGCCTTCTTGCGCTCGACCGCACGGTCGTCGCGGGAAAGGAAGCCGGCCTTCTTCAGCGCCGGGCGGTTGTTGTCCACGTCCGCCTCGTTCAGCGCACGGGCCACGCCGAGGCGCAGGGCGCCGGCCTGGCCGGAAACGCCGCCACCCGAGATGCGGGCGATGACGTCGTAGCGGTTGTCCAGCTCAAGGAGCTTGAACGGCTCGTTGACTTCCTGCTGGTGCACCTTGTTGGGGAAGTAGTCCTCAAGGGTGCGACCGTTGATCTTCCACTTGCCGGTGCCCGGAACGATCCGGACGCGGGCGATGGCGTTCTTGCGACGGCCCAGGCCGGCGGCCGGCTGGGGGTCGCCGAAGCGACCGGCAAGGGACTCGGAGGTGTAGTCGCCCTCGGGGGCAACCTCAGACTCGCTGGTGTACTCCTCGACGTTGCCCTCGAACTCGTCGACGGGGGTCGTCTCGGCGGTGGTCTCGGCCACGATGCTCCTCAGAATTTTCTACGTCTTAGGGGGTGGCCGGAACTACTGCGCGACCTGGGTGATCTCGAACGGCACCGGCTGCTGGGCAGCGTGGGGGTGCTGGTCGCCCGAGTAGACCTTCAGCTTCGAGAGCATCTGACGGCCCAGGGTGTTCTTGGGGAGCATGCCCTTGATGGCCTTCTCGACGGCCTTCTCCGGGTTGTTCGCCAGGAGGTCGTCGTAGCGCACGGAGCGCAGACCGCCCGGGAAGCCAGAGTGGCGGTAGGCCATCTTCTGGGTCGCCTTGTTGCCGGACAGGTGAACCTTGTCGGCGTTGACGATGATGACGAAGTCGCCCATGTCCATGTGGGGGGCGTAAGTCGGCTTGTGCTTACCCCGCAGGAGGGCAGCGGCCTGGGTCGCCAGACGGCCGAGGACAACGTCCTGGGCGTCGATGACGAGCCACTGGCGCGAGATGTCGCCGGGCTTGGGGCTGAACGTACGCACGCGTATGCCTTCGCTTCTTCAGTGGTGGTATCCCCTAGGGCGCAAGCCCGGCGGGGAAGGTCCTGACAGGGTCACCACGGACGATCACGACAGCCCTCATTCACAACGGAGACGCAACCCGTGTGAACTGCTGGTCATCGGTCCGGTGGACCGGCGCAAGGCCCTTTCACGTGAGAATGAGAAAGCCAATACGCATAACAAACCAGCAGGATACCCAAGCAGACCCAAACGGGTCAAAACGCGGTCCGCGATGCCGATTCTGCTGACGTCGCGGCGCACTCCGGTTCGGTCCTGGGTGGGGACCCCGCAGTTGTTACAGGGTCCAGAGTAACCCGCCCGGAGCGCAGCGCACGCCACACCAGCAGAATCGCGAGCCCGCACAGGGTCGCGCAGTCCTTGAAGGCACGCCGCTTGTGGGCCAGCTCCGAGGGCCACGGGATCAGGGCCATCTGAGGCGTCAGCGCCAGCCAGAACCAGGGCGAGCGGGGCATCGAGCCCTCCCGCACCGCCGAGGCCAGCAGCAGCGGCAGCACCACCAGCAGGTAGTGGTCGAAGGAGGGACGGGAGACCAGGAATGCGGCGAGCATCACCATGCAGGCCGTCTCCACCAGCCGCAGCTCGCCCCCGTCGGCATCGTCCGTACGCCGCCACCGCGTCCAGGCCGCCCACAGGGCCGCCCCGGCCCCCGCGAAGGCCACCAGCACGGCCACCGGCTCGGGGACCCCCAGCCTCGGCAGCACCGCGATCGGCGAGGCGTCCCAGGGCAGCGCGTAGGAGTCCTGCCCCTGGAACAGGAACGGCAGCGTCTTGGTGAAGAACAGCGAAGGCTGCGGCATCAGCAGCGCCCCCGCCAGCGAGGCGCCCAGCGGCACCAGCACGGCCGCCGCCAGCCCCCGCCACTGCCGGGCGACGAGGAACAGCACCCCGATCGGCACCAGCATCGGCTTGCACGCGATGGCCAGCCCGACCACCAGCCCGGCCGCCCCCCACGCGCGCCGCCGCGCCAGCAGCAGCGCCACCGGCAGGGCGGCCGCCGAGATGGCCGTCCAGTTGCCGATCAGCACGAGGTTCACGTACGGCTTGTAGGCCAGCGCGAGGACGGCGAAGCCGACGACCGCGAACCGCGAGCGCAGCGGCACCGAGAACAGCCTCAGCGCGGCCAGCCACCCGATGCCCAGCAGCCCCGACATCCCGACCGGCAGCACCCACCGCAGCACCGTCTGCGGCAGCAGCGCCTCGGGGACCGCCATGAGCACGGCGCTGGGGAGGTAGAGGAACCGCTTGTCCTCGTACGGGGACCCGCCCGCCAGCAGCGTCTCGGCCGCCTTCACCACGAAGGCGTTGTCCGAGCCCCAGTTCGCCCGCAGGCTCGTGGAGACGCAGATCCCGAGCACCACCGCGAGGGAGGCGAGCTGCCAGGGCCGGGAGGCCGGCCGCAGCAGCCAGTCGACCAGCCGGTTCCCTGACGTACGCACGTGGGTGTCCCACTTCATCAGCCAGATCCCAGGCCGCAACCCCACGGTGCTCTCCCCTAGCGCTTGCGCTCGACTCGACGTTCGTCCCGGACGGGCTCAGCGGCGGCGCTCGACGCGCCGCTCGTCCCAGACGGGTTCCTGAGTCTCTCGCACGACCCCGTCCGAACCGAAGACCAGGTACCGGTCGAATGTGCGGGCGAACCACCGGTCGTGCGTGACGCACAGCACAGTGCCCTCGTAGGACTCCAGGCCCTCCTGGAGGGCCTCCGCCGACTCCAGGTCCAGGTTGTCCGTCGGCTCGTCCAGCAGCAGCGCCGTGGTCCCGGCCAGCTCCAGGAGCAGAATCTGGAACCGCGCCTGCTGACCGCCCGAGAGCCGGTCGAACAGCTGGTCGCCCTGCCGCTCCAGCTCGTAGCGGCGCAGCACGCCCATCGCCGCGCCCAGCGGCTTGGCGGCCTCCGTCCACAGGATGTCGACGAGGGTGCGCCCGAAGAGCTCCGGGTGGGCGTGGGTCTGCGCGAAGTGCCCGGGGACCACCCGGGCGCCCAGCTTCCACGTGCCCGTGTGCTTGACGTCCTCGCCGGCCAGCATCCGCAGGAAGTGCGACTTCCC
This genomic window from Streptomyces sp. NBC_01351 contains:
- the glmS gene encoding glutamine--fructose-6-phosphate transaminase (isomerizing) → MCGIVGYVGAQSALDVVIAGLKRLEYRGYDSAGVAVLADGGLESVKKAGKLVNLEKELVGHPLPAGSTGLGHTRWATHGGPTDVNAHPHLDNSGRVAVVHNGIIENFAQLRAELAERGHRLESETDTEVVAHLLAERFSATGDLTEAMRQVCRQLEGAFTLVAVHADVPDVVVGARRNSPLVVGVGEGENFLASDVAAFIAHTRSAIELGQDQVVELRRDGVTVTNFDGSAASVRAYHVDWDASAAEKGGYDYFMLKEIAEQPKAVADTLLGRIDASGSLTLDEVRIPTSVLREVDKVVVVACGTAYHAGMIAKLAIEHWTRIPCETELASEFRYRDPILDQRTLVVAISQSGETMDTLMALRHAREQGAKVLAICNTNGSTIPRESDAVLYTHAGPEVAVASTKAFLTQLVACYLVALYLGQVRGTKWGDEIEAVIRELSDIAAAVDTVLETMEPVRELARSLADKNTVLFLGRHVGYPVALEGALKLKELAYMHAEGFAAGELKHGPIALIEQDLPVVVVVPSPRGRSVLHDKIVSNIQEIRARGARTIVIAEEGDEAVVPYADHLIRIPATPTLLQPLVATVPLQVFACELATARGNEVDQPRNLAKSVTVE
- the coaA gene encoding type I pantothenate kinase; translation: MITSPPRSTPDSATERTGQDASPTRPAHRRGPDASPYVDLTRAEWSALRERTPLPLTAEEVERLRGLGDVIDLDEVRDVYLPLSRLLNLYVGATSNLRGTLNTFLGDAGNGHGAQQGTPFVIGVAGSVAVGKSTVARLLQALLARWPEHPRVELVTTDGFLYPMKELQRRGLTSRKGFPESYDRRALTRFVADIKAGKDEVRAPVYSHLIYDIVPGEELVVRRPDILIVEGLNVLQPALPGTDGRTRVALADYFDFSVYVDARPEDIERWYLGRFRKLRETAFQNPFSYFRKYTQVSEEEAMEYAQTMWRTVNKPNLLENVAPTRGRATLVVRKGPDHKVQKLSLRKL
- a CDS encoding DUF389 domain-containing protein, which gives rise to MLHLRMITPHHLTEQVVELIDQTVGTTHLVVLNGAARDPKGDLVLCDVAREAADELLQEMRSLGIDKTGSIAVENIDLSISKRADDAEEEAPGEAADAVVWEQLAESTHEESTLTITYAVFMIVATMIAACGVVLDNAILIVGAMAVGPEFGPLAGICTGLVQRRPRLAGRSLIALVIGFTAAIVATTVFSLVMDALGLFQEHMLENPRPNTSFIWQPDPFSFVVALLAGVAGMLSLTSAKAGALVGVAISVTTVPAGANAAVALSYGDFGQMWGSGVQLALNLAGIILSGTLTLIAWKLLWRTQQSRMIRKPGAPRGKR
- the glmM gene encoding phosphoglucosamine mutase, with translation MGRLFGTDGVRGVANADLTAELALGLSVAAAHVLAEAGTFAGHRATAVVGRDPRASGEFLEAAVVAGLASAGVDVLRVGVLPTPAVAYLTGALGADLGVMLSASHNAMPDNGIKFFARGGHKLADELEDRIESTYEEHRTGAPWDRPTGSGVGRISDYSEGFEKYVAHLIGALPNRLDGLKVVLDEAHGAASYVSPEAFARAGAEIVTIGAEPDGLNINDGCGSTHLGLLKAAVVEHGADFGIAHDGDADRCLAVDGNGAEVDGDQILAVLALAMREADQLRENTVVGTVMSNLGFKLAMEGEGIQVVQTGVGDRYVLEAMKEHGYALGGEQSGHVIILDHATTGDGTLTGLLLAARVAATGKSLAELAGVMERLPQVLINVPDVDKSRVTTSAELAAAVADAERELGSTGRVLLRPSGTEPLVRVMVEAADIEQARAVAGRLADVVKSALG
- the rpsI gene encoding 30S ribosomal protein S9; protein product: MAETTAETTPVDEFEGNVEEYTSESEVAPEGDYTSESLAGRFGDPQPAAGLGRRKNAIARVRIVPGTGKWKINGRTLEDYFPNKVHQQEVNEPFKLLELDNRYDVIARISGGGVSGQAGALRLGVARALNEADVDNNRPALKKAGFLSRDDRAVERKKAGLKKARKAPQYSKR
- the rplM gene encoding 50S ribosomal protein L13; translation: MRTFSPKPGDISRQWLVIDAQDVVLGRLATQAAALLRGKHKPTYAPHMDMGDFVIIVNADKVHLSGNKATQKMAYRHSGFPGGLRSVRYDDLLANNPEKAVEKAIKGMLPKNTLGRQMLSKLKVYSGDQHPHAAQQPVPFEITQVAQ
- a CDS encoding glycosyltransferase family 87 protein, whose product is MKWDTHVRTSGNRLVDWLLRPASRPWQLASLAVVLGICVSTSLRANWGSDNAFVVKAAETLLAGGSPYEDKRFLYLPSAVLMAVPEALLPQTVLRWVLPVGMSGLLGIGWLAALRLFSVPLRSRFAVVGFAVLALAYKPYVNLVLIGNWTAISAAALPVALLLARRRAWGAAGLVVGLAIACKPMLVPIGVLFLVARQWRGLAAAVLVPLGASLAGALLMPQPSLFFTKTLPFLFQGQDSYALPWDASPIAVLPRLGVPEPVAVLVAFAGAGAALWAAWTRWRRTDDADGGELRLVETACMVMLAAFLVSRPSFDHYLLVVLPLLLASAVREGSMPRSPWFWLALTPQMALIPWPSELAHKRRAFKDCATLCGLAILLVWRALRSGRVTLDPVTTAGSPPRTEPECAATSAESASRTAF